From the genome of Vicia villosa cultivar HV-30 ecotype Madison, WI linkage group LG2, Vvil1.0, whole genome shotgun sequence, one region includes:
- the LOC131652341 gene encoding histone-lysine N-methyltransferase, H3 lysine-9 specific SUVH6 isoform X2, with amino-acid sequence MTTSMPVCNEQSEEEFGKQMMELGDSSVVARPKFKCRKVCAVRDYPEGCGPFGNADGTSVEDKNSEDLECDDVTPDHPDDSQHSEHENNLVVTETIELISDCSLKKEDPGNLSDQVALVGMETLDAEFATESSSLKKEVPVENLGAEFATESSSLKKEVPVETLSAQFATESSSLKKEVPVETLGAEFATESSSLKKEVPVVSSHLVDGPILDNDEHANVVLADMETLGGESAAEISSLKKENPIVSSHKVDGSILANDEPDKVILVGTETSDMEFAIQDSVKQESLYMSKALSPVGESAMSDDSKSSSSNINIGGSGACMEEAVTRRYPPRRNFAAVRDFPRLCGRNAPRLTKDERLKELSSLNEKGTGQQNLTVDASLLKEVADTDAKEVENNKRKPGNIVQAGSEEENNATQRVKKLDVFEPSSEMRLALDNTREKSTKLPEKRNHHQVNINSRAVAKEEVMNTIQVEGTSELDAYRPEVQSPEKKPLAISREEVVLGLKSKSECPWTSGVSSSSKSKPTSIGGTEEKKAKKVDFYAQLDRSKTAVKTKDIRSHSGHEPLKKKKLNSPSDDMGQLVGREKNSLDPNENNKVFKSVTKSHGSSVPKSSSVPRSSVMVPPIGCSNFSGHENDSATRNEVRKVLRLFQAVSRKLLHEAEAKAKSNDKERKRVDLQAVKILKENGNFVNTGKHILGPVPGVEVGDEFQYRVELNIIGLHRQIQGGIDYTKHNNKVLATSIVASGGYADDLDNTDVLIYTGQGGNVMSTGKEPEDQKLERGNLALKNSSEEKNPVRVIRGSDSPDGKSKIYVYDGLYLVESFWQDMGTHGKLVYRFRLRRIPGQPELALKEVKKSNKFKTREGRCVEDISCGKERIPICAVNTIDNEKPPPFKYIKKLIYPDSCNLVPPEGCGCTNGCSDRAKCSCVRKNGGEIPFNHNGAIVEAKPLVYECGPKCKCPSTCYNRVSQHGINIQLEIFKTNSRGWGVRSLNSIASGSFICEYIGEVLEDKVAELRTGNDEYLFDIGNKNNNTLWDGLSTLLPDSQSHSCEVVMDGGFTIDAAQFGNVGRFVNHSCSPNLYAQNILYDHHDNRVPHVMLFAAENIPPLQELTYDYNYMIDQVYDSDGNVKKKFCYCGSVDCTGRLY; translated from the coding sequence ATGACAACATCAATGCCAGTCTGTAATGAACAATCTGAAGAAGAGTTTGGGAAGCAGATGATGGAACTGGGAGACTCTAGTGTCGTTGCTCGGCCTAAGTTTAAGTGCCGTAAAGTTTGTGCTGTTCGTGATTATCCAGAAGGATGTGGACCGTTTGGCAATGCTGATGGTACGAGCGTTGAGGATAAGAATAGTGAAGATTTGGAGTGTGATGATGTTACTCCTGACCATCCAGATGATTCTCAACATTCTGAGCATGAAAATAATTTGGTTGTTACAGAGACTATTGAATTAATAAGTGACTGTAGTTTGAAGAAGGAAGATCCTGGGAATTTGTCTGATCAAGTGGCGTTGGTGGGCATGGAAACTTTGGATGCAGAATTTGCTACAGAAAGCTCTAGTTTGAAGAAGGAAGTTCCTGTGGAAAATTTGGGTGCTGAATTCGCTACAGAAAGCTCTAGTTTGAAGAAGGAAGTTCCTGTTGAAACTTTGAGTGCCCAATTTGCTACTGAAAGCTCTAGTTTGAAGAAGGAAGTTCCTGTGGAAACTTTGGGTGCAGAATTTGCTACAGAAAGCTCTAGTTTGAAAAAGGAAGTTCCTGTGGTTTCATCTCATCTAGTGGATGGACCTATTTTGGATAATGACGAACATGCAAATGTGGTGTTGGCGGACATGGAAACTTTGGGCGGGGAATCTGCAGCAGAAATCAGTAGTTTGAAGAAGGAAAATCCAATTGTTTCATCCCATAAGGTGGATGGGTCTATTTTGGCTAATGATGAACCAGATAAAGTGATATTGGTGGGCACGGAAACTTCGGATATGGAATTTGCAATACAAGACTCTGTAAAACAAGAGTCCTTATATATGTCGAAGGCATTGTCTCCAGTTGGTGAGTCAGCTATGTCTGATGACTCAAAATCCTCGTCATCCAATATCAATATAGGTGGTTCCGGGGCTTGTATGGAGGAGGCTGTAACTAGAAGGTATCCTCCTCGTAGAAATTTTGCAGCGGTCAGAGACTTTCCACGATTATGTGGGCGCAATGCTCCCCGTCTTACTAAGGATGAGCGTTTAAAGGAGCTCTCTTCTCTGAATGAAAAGGGAACAGGTCAACAAAACTTGACTGTAGATGCCAGTCTGTTGAAAGAAGTTGCAGACACTGATGCAAAAGAAGTGGAAAATAACAAGAGAAAGCCCGGTAACATCGTTCAAGCTGGCTCTGAAGAAGAGAATAATGCTACGCAGAGAGTCAAGAAGCTGGATGTATTTGAACCATCTTCTGAGATGAGACTGGCACTGGATAACACAAGAGAAAAGAGCACTAAACTTCCCGAAAAACGCAATCACCATCAGGTTAACATAAATTCCAGGGCAGTGGCTAAAGAGGAAGTTATGAATACTATACAGGTCGAGGGAACATCAGAGCTAGATGCTTACCGCCCAGAAGTCCAAAGTCCTGAGAAAAAACCTTTGGCTATATCAAGAGAGGAAGTAGTGCTAGGTTTGAAGTCTAAATCAGAATGTCCTTGGACATCTGGAGTTAGTAGTTCTTCCAAATCTAAACCAACATCAATAGGTGGTACAGAAGAAAAGAAGGCAAAGAAAGTTGATTTTTATGCCCAGCTAGACAGGTCTAAAACTGCTGTCAAGACGAAAGATATACGGAGTCATTCTGGGCATGAgccattgaaaaagaaaaaactaaactCCCCTTCTGATGACATGGGTCAACTAGTAGGACGGGAGAAGAATTCTCTAGACCCTAATGAAAATAACAAAGTCTTTAAAAGTGTCACAAAATCACATGGTTCAAGTGTCCCAAAATCTTCGAGTGTCCCAAGATCAAGTGTTATGGTTCCTCCTATTGGCTGTAGTAATTTCAGTGGTCATGAGAATGACTCAGCGACTCGGAATGAAGTGAGGAAAGTATTGCGCCTGTTCCAAGCTGTTTCTAGAAAGCTTTTGCATGAAGCAGAAGCAAAAGCTAAGTCAAatgataaagaaagaaaaagggttGATTTACAAGCTGTGAAGATACTTAAGGAGAACGGGAACTTTGTTAACACAGGGAAGCATATATTGGGACCTGTCCCCGGGGTTGAAGTTGGTGATGAGTTTCAATACAGAGTAGAGCTTAATATAATTGGCCTTCATCGCCAGATTCAGGGTGGTATAGATTATACGAAGCACAATAATAAGGTCCTTGCAACTAGTATTGTTGCGTCGGGGGGCTATGCTGATGATTTGGATAATACAGATGTTTTGATATACACAGGGCAGGGTGGAAATGTGATGAGCACTGGTAAAGAGCCAGAAGATCAGAAGCTTGAAAGGGGAAATCTTGCATTGAAAAACAGTAGTGAGGAAAAGAATCCTGTTAGGGTGATACGAGGCTCTGATTCACCGGATGGAAAAAGTAAGATATATGTTTATGATGGGCTGTATCTAGTTGAGTCATTTTGGCAGGATATGGGGACCCATGGGAAGCTGGTTTATAGGTTTCGCTTGCGAAGAATCCCGGGTCAACCAGAGCTTGCCTTGAAGGAAGTGAAAAAATCTAATAAGTTCAAAACAAGAGAAGGTCGATGCGTGGAAGATATTTCCTGTGGGAAAGAGAGAATTCCCATATGTGCTGTGAACACCATAGACAACGAAAAACCCCCACCATTTAAATACATAAAGAAGTTGATATATCCTGATTCTTGCAACCTTGTCCCTCCAGAAGGCTGTGGTTGTACTAATGGATGCTCGGACCGTGCGAAATGTTCTTGTGTTCGAAAAAATGGAGGGGAGATTCCATTTAATCATAATGGGGCTATTGTAGAAGCAAAGCCTCTAGTCTACGAGTGTGGGCCTAAATGCAAGTGCCCTTCAACCTGCTATAACAGAGTCAGCCAACATGGCATCAATATCCAACTCGAAATTTTTAAAACCAATTCAAGGGGATGGGGTGTTAGATCCCTAAATTCCATCGCTTCAGGAAGTTTTATCTGTGAATATATAGGAGAGGTTCTTGAAGACAAGGTAGCTGAACTAAGAACTGGTAATGATGAGTATCTTTTTGATATTggaaataaaaacaacaatactCTCTGGGACGGACTTTCGACCCTTTTGCCCGATTCGCAGTCACATTCTTGTGAAGTAGTGATGGATGGTGGCTTCACCATCGATGCTGCTCAGTTTGGTAACGTGGGGAGATTCGTCAACCATAGTTGCTCCCCTAATCTTTATGCTCAGAATATCCTTTATGATCATCATGACAACAGGGTTCCTCACGTCATGCTGTTTGCTGCCGAGAACATTCCTCCCTTGCAAGAGCTGACTTACGACTACAATTACATGATAGATCAGGTTTACGATTCCGATGGCAATGTCAAAAAGAAGTTCTGCTATTGTGGTTCTGTGGATTGTACTGGTAGGTTGTATTGA
- the LOC131652341 gene encoding histone-lysine N-methyltransferase, H3 lysine-9 specific SUVH6 isoform X1, with amino-acid sequence MTTSMPVCNEQSEEEFGKQMMELGDSSVVARPKFKCRKVCAVRDYPEGCGPFGNADGTSVEDKNSEDLECDDVTPDHPDDSQHSEHENNLVVTETIELISDCSLKKEDPGNLSDQVALVGMETLDAEFATESSSLKKEVPVENLGAEFATESSSLKKEVPVETLSAQFATESSSLKKEVPVETLGAEFATESSSLKKEVPVVSSHLVDGPILDNDEHANVVLADMETLGGESAAEISSLKKENPIVSSHKVDGSILANDEPDKVILVGTETSDMEFAIQDSVKQESLYMSKALSPVGESAMSDDSKSSSSNINIGGSGACMEEAVTRRYPPRRNFAAVRDFPRLCGRNAPRLTKDERLKELSSLNEKGTGQQNLTVDASLLKEVADTDAKEVENNKRKPGNIVQAGSEEENNATQRVKKLDVFEPSSEMRLALDNTREKSTKLPEKRNHHQVNINSRAVAKEEVMNTIQVEGTSELDAYRPEVQSPEKKPLAISREEVVLGLKSKSECPWTSGVSSSSKSKPTSIGGTEEKKAKKVDFYAQLDRSKTAVKTKDIRSHSGHEPLKKKKLNSPSDDMGQLVGREKNSLDPNENNKVFKSVTKSHGSSVPKSSSVPRSSVMVPPIGCSNFSGHENDSATRNEVRKVLRLFQAVSRKLLHEAEAKAKSNDKERKRVDLQAVKILKENGNFVNTGKHILGPVPGVEVGDEFQYRVELNIIGLHRQIQGGIDYTKHNNKVLATSIVASGGYADDLDNTDVLIYTGQGGNVMSTGKEPEDQKLERGNLALKNSSEEKNPVRVIRGSDSPDGKSKIYVYDGLYLVESFWQDMGTHGKLVYRFRLRRIPGQPELALKEVKKSNKFKTREGRCVEDISCGKERIPICAVNTIDNEKPPPFKYIKKLIYPDSCNLVPPEGCGCTNGCSDRAKCSCVRKNGGEIPFNHNGAIVEAKPLVYECGPKCKCPSTCYNRVSQHGINIQLEIFKTNSRGWGVRSLNSIASGSFICEYIGEVLEDKVAELRTGNDEYLFDIGNKNNNTLWDGLSTLLPDSQSHSCEVVMDGGFTIDAAQFGNVGRFVNHSCSPNLYAQNILYDHHDNRVPHVMLFAAENIPPLQELTYDYNYMIDQVYDSDGNVKKKFCYCGSVDCTGFLRGR; translated from the exons ATGACAACATCAATGCCAGTCTGTAATGAACAATCTGAAGAAGAGTTTGGGAAGCAGATGATGGAACTGGGAGACTCTAGTGTCGTTGCTCGGCCTAAGTTTAAGTGCCGTAAAGTTTGTGCTGTTCGTGATTATCCAGAAGGATGTGGACCGTTTGGCAATGCTGATGGTACGAGCGTTGAGGATAAGAATAGTGAAGATTTGGAGTGTGATGATGTTACTCCTGACCATCCAGATGATTCTCAACATTCTGAGCATGAAAATAATTTGGTTGTTACAGAGACTATTGAATTAATAAGTGACTGTAGTTTGAAGAAGGAAGATCCTGGGAATTTGTCTGATCAAGTGGCGTTGGTGGGCATGGAAACTTTGGATGCAGAATTTGCTACAGAAAGCTCTAGTTTGAAGAAGGAAGTTCCTGTGGAAAATTTGGGTGCTGAATTCGCTACAGAAAGCTCTAGTTTGAAGAAGGAAGTTCCTGTTGAAACTTTGAGTGCCCAATTTGCTACTGAAAGCTCTAGTTTGAAGAAGGAAGTTCCTGTGGAAACTTTGGGTGCAGAATTTGCTACAGAAAGCTCTAGTTTGAAAAAGGAAGTTCCTGTGGTTTCATCTCATCTAGTGGATGGACCTATTTTGGATAATGACGAACATGCAAATGTGGTGTTGGCGGACATGGAAACTTTGGGCGGGGAATCTGCAGCAGAAATCAGTAGTTTGAAGAAGGAAAATCCAATTGTTTCATCCCATAAGGTGGATGGGTCTATTTTGGCTAATGATGAACCAGATAAAGTGATATTGGTGGGCACGGAAACTTCGGATATGGAATTTGCAATACAAGACTCTGTAAAACAAGAGTCCTTATATATGTCGAAGGCATTGTCTCCAGTTGGTGAGTCAGCTATGTCTGATGACTCAAAATCCTCGTCATCCAATATCAATATAGGTGGTTCCGGGGCTTGTATGGAGGAGGCTGTAACTAGAAGGTATCCTCCTCGTAGAAATTTTGCAGCGGTCAGAGACTTTCCACGATTATGTGGGCGCAATGCTCCCCGTCTTACTAAGGATGAGCGTTTAAAGGAGCTCTCTTCTCTGAATGAAAAGGGAACAGGTCAACAAAACTTGACTGTAGATGCCAGTCTGTTGAAAGAAGTTGCAGACACTGATGCAAAAGAAGTGGAAAATAACAAGAGAAAGCCCGGTAACATCGTTCAAGCTGGCTCTGAAGAAGAGAATAATGCTACGCAGAGAGTCAAGAAGCTGGATGTATTTGAACCATCTTCTGAGATGAGACTGGCACTGGATAACACAAGAGAAAAGAGCACTAAACTTCCCGAAAAACGCAATCACCATCAGGTTAACATAAATTCCAGGGCAGTGGCTAAAGAGGAAGTTATGAATACTATACAGGTCGAGGGAACATCAGAGCTAGATGCTTACCGCCCAGAAGTCCAAAGTCCTGAGAAAAAACCTTTGGCTATATCAAGAGAGGAAGTAGTGCTAGGTTTGAAGTCTAAATCAGAATGTCCTTGGACATCTGGAGTTAGTAGTTCTTCCAAATCTAAACCAACATCAATAGGTGGTACAGAAGAAAAGAAGGCAAAGAAAGTTGATTTTTATGCCCAGCTAGACAGGTCTAAAACTGCTGTCAAGACGAAAGATATACGGAGTCATTCTGGGCATGAgccattgaaaaagaaaaaactaaactCCCCTTCTGATGACATGGGTCAACTAGTAGGACGGGAGAAGAATTCTCTAGACCCTAATGAAAATAACAAAGTCTTTAAAAGTGTCACAAAATCACATGGTTCAAGTGTCCCAAAATCTTCGAGTGTCCCAAGATCAAGTGTTATGGTTCCTCCTATTGGCTGTAGTAATTTCAGTGGTCATGAGAATGACTCAGCGACTCGGAATGAAGTGAGGAAAGTATTGCGCCTGTTCCAAGCTGTTTCTAGAAAGCTTTTGCATGAAGCAGAAGCAAAAGCTAAGTCAAatgataaagaaagaaaaagggttGATTTACAAGCTGTGAAGATACTTAAGGAGAACGGGAACTTTGTTAACACAGGGAAGCATATATTGGGACCTGTCCCCGGGGTTGAAGTTGGTGATGAGTTTCAATACAGAGTAGAGCTTAATATAATTGGCCTTCATCGCCAGATTCAGGGTGGTATAGATTATACGAAGCACAATAATAAGGTCCTTGCAACTAGTATTGTTGCGTCGGGGGGCTATGCTGATGATTTGGATAATACAGATGTTTTGATATACACAGGGCAGGGTGGAAATGTGATGAGCACTGGTAAAGAGCCAGAAGATCAGAAGCTTGAAAGGGGAAATCTTGCATTGAAAAACAGTAGTGAGGAAAAGAATCCTGTTAGGGTGATACGAGGCTCTGATTCACCGGATGGAAAAAGTAAGATATATGTTTATGATGGGCTGTATCTAGTTGAGTCATTTTGGCAGGATATGGGGACCCATGGGAAGCTGGTTTATAGGTTTCGCTTGCGAAGAATCCCGGGTCAACCAGAGCTTGCCTTGAAGGAAGTGAAAAAATCTAATAAGTTCAAAACAAGAGAAGGTCGATGCGTGGAAGATATTTCCTGTGGGAAAGAGAGAATTCCCATATGTGCTGTGAACACCATAGACAACGAAAAACCCCCACCATTTAAATACATAAAGAAGTTGATATATCCTGATTCTTGCAACCTTGTCCCTCCAGAAGGCTGTGGTTGTACTAATGGATGCTCGGACCGTGCGAAATGTTCTTGTGTTCGAAAAAATGGAGGGGAGATTCCATTTAATCATAATGGGGCTATTGTAGAAGCAAAGCCTCTAGTCTACGAGTGTGGGCCTAAATGCAAGTGCCCTTCAACCTGCTATAACAGAGTCAGCCAACATGGCATCAATATCCAACTCGAAATTTTTAAAACCAATTCAAGGGGATGGGGTGTTAGATCCCTAAATTCCATCGCTTCAGGAAGTTTTATCTGTGAATATATAGGAGAGGTTCTTGAAGACAAGGTAGCTGAACTAAGAACTGGTAATGATGAGTATCTTTTTGATATTggaaataaaaacaacaatactCTCTGGGACGGACTTTCGACCCTTTTGCCCGATTCGCAGTCACATTCTTGTGAAGTAGTGATGGATGGTGGCTTCACCATCGATGCTGCTCAGTTTGGTAACGTGGGGAGATTCGTCAACCATAGTTGCTCCCCTAATCTTTATGCTCAGAATATCCTTTATGATCATCATGACAACAGGGTTCCTCACGTCATGCTGTTTGCTGCCGAGAACATTCCTCCCTTGCAAGAGCTGACTTACGACTACAATTACATGATAGATCAGGTTTACGATTCCGATGGCAATGTCAAAAAGAAGTTCTGCTATTGTGGTTCTGTGGATTGTACTG GTTTCCTCCGGGGGAGGTAA